Part of the Posidoniimonas polymericola genome, GGAACGCACCGACCCAATCACCTCGAGCACATCGGGCGCCTTCGCGGGGCTGGGCGGCAACTCCGGCAGGGGCTCGGCGTCGATTACCTCGGGGGCCACTGCCTGGGTGGCTGGCGTCGCCGGCGCGGGCGTTTGGGGAATCTGAGTCGGCGTGACTTGTTGGACGGCGGACTGCTGCTGTGTTGTGCCGGCTGGTGGCTGCTGATACGCGGCTAGCGATATTTCGGACGCCGCCTTGCCACTGCTAGCGTTGTCGGCGGGCGGCAGGTGCGCGACGAATGGCGCCCGCCCGCTACGGCAGCCGCCGGCCGCGGTCAGCAGCATCATCGCCAGCAGCAGGTGGGGGACGCTCCTTGTCAATGTTTCCGACTCCCATTCGCCAATGCTTGCCTGCAGCCGCGGAACATTCCGCACGACTCGTCTTATCGGAACGACCCGACCCGCAGGGTGGGGCGCAGCGGACGGGGCCGCAAACTTTACCAGCGAACTGAGAGAAGCGACCGAGCCGGCTAGATTTTGATTTTAGGCGCCTTAGGCTTCTCGGCGTCTTGCTTCGACTTGAGCGACGGCGGGAAACCGTTCATCCGCCGCCACACCTCGTAGCCGAGCGGCACCTGGTCGAGCAGCACCCATGCGTTCGCGCGGACGCCCTGCCGCAGGTAGGGGTGATCAGGCCACGACTCGAGATCGTCGTCGGGGACGACCACGATGCGGAATTTGCCGGCGCCGTCATCGGTCGGGTCGACCAACGCGACCTTGCCGCCGAACGTGCCAACCGCGACCGACGGCCAGCCCGAGAACTGCACCGCGGGCCAGCCCTCGAACTGCAGCCGTACTTCCCGCCCCGGCGTGATGAGCGGCGCGTCGTTGCCGGCCACCCAGATCTGCACGGCGGGCTGCTCGGTCTTCGGCACGATGCGGCAGAGCTGGTCGCCCGGCTTCACAATCGACGAGGTGTCGAACACCGCCAGGTCCATGATGTAGCCGTCACGGGGGGCGACCACCTCCTGCGTCTGCTGCACGGCGACCTTCCGCTGCTGGTCGATCAGCTTGGACCGCTTCTGGTTGATCTCCTCGGAGGTCTTGTTGATGTCGATCTCGGCCTTGGCCACCTCCGCGCGGGCCTTCTCGAGCTGCGACTGCACCTTGTTGACCTTGGCCTCCCACTCCTGCCGCTTCGCCTCTCGCTCGTTTTTCTTGCCCTCCACGCCGTTGCCGGCGTTCTCGACCTCGTTCCTCGCGACGCTGACGTAGGCCTCGGCGTCGCGGAACTTCTGCTCGGCCTCCTGCTGCTTGAGCTGCGACTCGATCCCCTCCTGGAACAGCGCGTTCTTGCGGTTGAAGTCGGCCTCGACCTGCGAGAGCTTGGCCTGGGCGGCGATCAGTTTGTTCCGCTCGGCCGACAGCTTGTTCTCGGCTTGGTTCACAAACCGGTCGTACGCCTGCACGAGCTCGTCCCGGGCGGAGCGGAGGGCCTCGAGCTCCTCGGTCGTGACCTCGACGATCCGCAGGTTGTTGTCGCGCAGGCCGCGGGCGCGGCCGAGCCGCTCCTCGGCCACCTTGATCTCGGCCTCGGCGTTGCTGACCTGCTGCTCGAGCCGGCTGAGGTAGAGCGGGTCCTGGTCCTCGATGCGGAACAGGAGCTCGCCTTTCTCGACGTAGGCGTTCTCCTGGACTCCCTCGCCGCGCTCGGCGATACGGCCCTTGATCGGCGCCTGCACCGGCTGGGGCCGTTCGAAGGGGTCGAAGGCGATGACTTCGCCGGCGCCGCGTATCGACTGCTGCCACGGCACGAACAGCATCGCGCCGGTCAGGAGGAACAGCGTCACCAGCAGCATGCGGCCGAGGCGGCGCACGAACCGGGTGGAACGCGCCAGGCGGAGCGCGGGGAACATCTGGTCGCTGTAGGCGGCGTCTCCGAGGACTCGGCCGCCGGCGGTGGTTTTTGCGAGGTTGCCCATAGTGTTGTTCGTCGCGCCGTGAAATGAGGGGGGCCTTGGTTAGGCCGACTGACGCTTCCGCAGCGAGAAGTGCCGATCGAATCGTTCCGCGATCGACCGCTTAGCGGTCAGCACGATGACGGTCCACGCGCGGTCCGCCGACTGCAGCACCGCGATCGCCCGGTCGAGCTGCTCGTCCGGAAGCGGGTCGAGCACGCCGTCGATTACCAGCAGCTCGTGCCCGCCGGCGATCCCCCGG contains:
- a CDS encoding HlyD family secretion protein, with translation MGNLAKTTAGGRVLGDAAYSDQMFPALRLARSTRFVRRLGRMLLVTLFLLTGAMLFVPWQQSIRGAGEVIAFDPFERPQPVQAPIKGRIAERGEGVQENAYVEKGELLFRIEDQDPLYLSRLEQQVSNAEAEIKVAEERLGRARGLRDNNLRIVEVTTEELEALRSARDELVQAYDRFVNQAENKLSAERNKLIAAQAKLSQVEADFNRKNALFQEGIESQLKQQEAEQKFRDAEAYVSVARNEVENAGNGVEGKKNEREAKRQEWEAKVNKVQSQLEKARAEVAKAEIDINKTSEEINQKRSKLIDQQRKVAVQQTQEVVAPRDGYIMDLAVFDTSSIVKPGDQLCRIVPKTEQPAVQIWVAGNDAPLITPGREVRLQFEGWPAVQFSGWPSVAVGTFGGKVALVDPTDDGAGKFRIVVVPDDDLESWPDHPYLRQGVRANAWVLLDQVPLGYEVWRRMNGFPPSLKSKQDAEKPKAPKIKI